In Flavobacteriaceae bacterium, the following proteins share a genomic window:
- a CDS encoding CoA-binding protein yields the protein MSKKTLIIGASLKAYRYSNLAIHKLLSKEHSVVAIGLREGQIAGVDIIKQKKNFKDIDTVTLYIRPQHQLEYYDYIISLKPKRVIFNPGTENPEFYKLLIEHKIIAEVSCTLVLLSTNQY from the coding sequence ATGAGTAAAAAAACTTTAATTATTGGAGCTTCATTAAAAGCTTATAGATATTCTAACCTTGCAATTCATAAATTATTGTCTAAAGAACATTCTGTAGTAGCAATTGGATTAAGAGAAGGGCAAATAGCTGGTGTAGATATCATTAAACAAAAAAAGAATTTTAAAGATATTGATACTGTAACCTTGTACATTAGGCCTCAACATCAATTGGAGTATTATGACTATATTATTTCTTTAAAACCTAAACGTGTTATATTCAATCCTGGAACAGAAAATCCTGAATTTTATAAACTTCTCATTGAGCATAAAATTATTGCAGAAGTATCTTGTACATTAGTATTACTTTCGACGAATCAATATTAA
- a CDS encoding sodium:solute symporter, producing MTATQILLLIAAYFGVLILISYFTGKNDSNADFFKAGKKSPWFLVAFGMIGTSLSGVTFISVPGWVEGAQFSYMQVVIGYLVGYFIIAYVLMPVYYKYNVTSIYEYLEERFGVVSHKTGAFFFFISRVLGASFRLFLVAIVLQQFVFDAWNVPFEITVIISITLIWLYTFKGGIKTIVWTDTLQTLFMLIAVGLSIYYINDKLGWSFSEFLASDELKEYNKIVFLDSFLEKNHFIKSFLGGLFIAVCMTGLDQDMMQKNLTCKTLKDAQKNMVSFSLVLVVVNFVFLLLGALLFIYAQKFNIATPLMDGQAKTDLLFPEIALNSGLSITLAITFMLGLIAAAYSSADSALTSLTTSYCIDFLNIEKKPEADQKRIRKRIHIAMSILLVVVIIIFKHILDRNVIDSLLTVATYTYGPLLGLFAFGIFTKHKVKDKLVWVVALCSVLIIITIANIPPQYIGGYKVGYELLPINGLITFIGLILIRRK from the coding sequence ATGACTGCAACTCAAATCCTTTTACTTATAGCTGCTTATTTTGGTGTGCTTATACTCATCTCCTATTTTACAGGAAAAAATGATAGTAATGCAGATTTTTTTAAAGCTGGCAAGAAATCACCTTGGTTTTTAGTTGCTTTTGGAATGATAGGCACATCCTTATCTGGTGTTACATTTATATCTGTTCCTGGTTGGGTAGAAGGAGCTCAATTTAGTTACATGCAGGTAGTTATAGGCTACTTAGTAGGTTATTTTATAATCGCTTATGTATTAATGCCTGTATATTATAAATACAATGTAACTTCTATTTACGAATATTTAGAAGAACGCTTTGGAGTGGTGAGTCATAAAACAGGTGCGTTTTTCTTTTTCATTTCTCGTGTATTAGGAGCTTCTTTTCGATTATTTTTAGTCGCTATTGTTTTACAACAATTTGTATTTGATGCCTGGAATGTTCCCTTTGAAATTACTGTTATTATCTCGATTACATTAATCTGGTTATATACATTTAAAGGGGGGATTAAAACAATTGTTTGGACAGATACCTTGCAAACCTTATTTATGCTTATTGCTGTTGGTTTATCAATATATTATATTAATGATAAACTAGGTTGGAGTTTCTCTGAATTCTTAGCTTCTGATGAACTAAAAGAGTATAATAAAATCGTTTTTTTAGATAGTTTTCTTGAAAAAAACCATTTTATAAAATCGTTTTTAGGTGGTTTATTTATTGCTGTATGCATGACTGGATTAGATCAAGATATGATGCAAAAGAACTTGACTTGCAAAACACTTAAAGATGCGCAGAAAAATATGGTATCTTTTAGTTTGGTGTTGGTAGTTGTGAATTTTGTATTCTTACTTTTAGGAGCACTCTTGTTTATATATGCTCAAAAATTTAATATTGCTACTCCTTTAATGGATGGGCAGGCAAAAACCGATTTATTATTCCCTGAAATTGCACTTAATAGCGGATTAAGTATTACACTAGCCATAACATTTATGTTAGGCTTAATAGCTGCTGCTTACAGTAGTGCAGATAGCGCTTTAACTTCTTTAACAACTTCTTACTGTATTGATTTTTTAAACATTGAAAAAAAACCTGAAGCTGATCAAAAGAGAATTCGAAAACGAATACATATTGCAATGAGTATATTGCTAGTTGTTGTTATTATTATCTTTAAACACATTTTAGATCGAAATGTAATTGATAGCTTACTTACCGTTGCTACCTATACTTATGGCCCTTTACTTGGATTGTTTGCATTTGGAATTTTCACAAAACATAAAGTTAAAGACAAGCTGGTTTGGGTAGTAGCACTTTGCTCTGTACTTATTATTATCACCATCGCAAATATTCCTCCTCAATATATAGGAGGTTACAAAGTAGGTTATGAATTATTACCTATAAATGGTTTGATTACTTTTATTGGATTAATATTGATTCGTCGAAAGTAA
- the recR gene encoding recombination protein RecR, translated as MEFSSKLLENAVNEVSQLPGIGKRTALRLVLHLLKQPESQTLHLSQALSAMREDIKFCKSCHNISDVDLCEICSNKFRNEEVVCVVEDIRDVMAIESTSSFKGLYHVLGGKISPIDGIGPHDLTITSLVDKVKQGRIKELIFALSSTMEGDTTNFYIYKQIKDYNIVTSTIARGISVGDELEYADEVTLGRSILNRIPFESSLKM; from the coding sequence ATGGAATTTTCTTCAAAACTTCTTGAAAATGCAGTAAATGAAGTGTCGCAATTACCAGGTATAGGTAAGCGTACAGCATTGCGTTTAGTGTTGCATTTATTAAAGCAACCTGAATCGCAAACGTTACATTTATCACAGGCATTGTCTGCTATGAGAGAAGATATTAAATTTTGTAAGAGCTGTCATAATATTAGCGATGTAGATCTTTGTGAGATTTGCTCAAATAAATTTAGAAATGAAGAAGTGGTTTGTGTTGTCGAAGATATTCGTGATGTGATGGCTATCGAAAGCACAAGCTCATTTAAAGGATTATATCATGTATTAGGAGGCAAGATATCGCCTATAGATGGTATAGGACCTCACGATTTAACTATAACTTCTTTGGTTGATAAAGTTAAACAAGGACGCATAAAAGAACTTATTTTTGCATTGAGCTCTACTATGGAAGGAGATACCACTAACTTCTATATTTATAAACAAATTAAGGATTATAATATAGTTACGTCTACAATAGCCAGAGGAATATCTGTAGGAGATGAGTTAGAATATGCAGATGAGGTTACTTTAGGCCGAAGTATTTTAAATAGAATTCCTTTTGAATCTTCTTTAAAAATGTAA
- a CDS encoding glycosyltransferase family 2 protein has product MELSVVILNYNVRYFLELCIKSVQAAIADIDAEIIVIDNNSSDKSCEMIMQLFPEVHLIKNTENLGFSKANNLAVKKAKGKYVCILNPDTVVTENTFKTLLEFANSKNNLGVVGCKLIDGSGKLLPESKRNIPYVSAAVFKLLGNTKRYYASHLSENRVGKVDVLVGAFMLMKRKLYDELGGFDEDYFMYGEDIDLSYRVLKSGKDNYYYGEETIIHYKGESTLKDKNYAKQFFGAMQIFYKKHFKKNLIFDSLVWLGIRLAYLMREEQESKDQTISKYYFVSDRQNKKLEDKLDKKLILQSKLNSFEDNTEIIFDANYLKYQQIVEKILEISEIDKAITYKILPNNSNFIIGSDQKFSQGTKIIFE; this is encoded by the coding sequence TTGGAACTTTCTGTTGTTATATTAAATTATAATGTTCGTTATTTTTTAGAACTCTGTATAAAAAGTGTGCAAGCAGCTATTGCAGATATTGATGCAGAAATTATTGTAATAGATAATAACTCTTCTGATAAAAGTTGCGAAATGATAATGCAGCTATTTCCAGAAGTACACTTAATTAAAAATACAGAAAACTTAGGCTTTTCAAAAGCCAATAACTTAGCTGTTAAAAAAGCTAAAGGTAAATATGTTTGTATTTTAAACCCAGATACAGTAGTTACTGAAAATACGTTTAAAACACTTTTAGAATTCGCAAACTCTAAAAATAATTTAGGAGTTGTTGGCTGTAAGCTTATAGATGGTTCTGGTAAGCTTTTACCTGAGAGCAAACGTAATATCCCGTATGTAAGCGCGGCAGTTTTTAAGCTTTTAGGAAATACAAAACGTTATTATGCATCACATTTATCTGAAAATAGAGTAGGAAAAGTAGATGTACTTGTAGGTGCATTTATGCTGATGAAACGTAAGTTATATGATGAATTAGGAGGGTTTGATGAAGATTATTTTATGTATGGAGAAGATATTGATTTATCTTATAGAGTATTAAAATCAGGAAAAGATAACTATTACTATGGAGAAGAAACTATTATTCATTACAAAGGAGAAAGTACATTAAAAGATAAAAATTATGCAAAGCAATTTTTTGGAGCGATGCAGATTTTTTATAAAAAACATTTTAAGAAAAACTTGATTTTCGATAGCTTAGTTTGGCTGGGAATTCGTTTGGCATATTTAATGCGTGAGGAGCAAGAATCAAAAGATCAAACTATTTCAAAATATTATTTTGTGTCTGATAGGCAAAATAAAAAACTAGAAGATAAATTAGATAAAAAATTAATTTTACAATCAAAACTAAATAGTTTTGAAGATAATACCGAAATTATTTTTGATGCTAATTATTTGAAATATCAACAGATAGTTGAAAAGATATTGGAAATTAGTGAAATTGATAAAGCAATAACATATAAAATCTTACCTAATAATTCGAATTTTATAATAGGAAGTGATCAAAAATTTAGTCAAGGAACGAAGATTATTTTTGAGTAA
- a CDS encoding 2-oxo acid dehydrogenase subunit E2, whose product MAKFELKLPKMGESVAEATITAWLKEVGDAIEADEAVLEIATDKVDSEVPSEVDGVLVEKLFNVDDVVQVGQTIAIIETEGEGSVDVSVPKTESVKVEAPDKAVEEVAQTVVAAQATVVTEISSNGDRFYSPLVKNIAKQEGIAQAELDAIPGTGKEGRVTKADILSYIETRGNQTVQQTVVKVTTPAQTSVVSAPIVSNGEDEIIEMTRMGKLIAKHMVDSVQTSAHVQSFIEADVTNIWNWRKKVKDAFKAREGENLTFTPIFMEAVAKALRDFPMMNIAVQGDSIIKKKNINLGMAAALPDGNLIVPVIKNADQLNLIGMTKQVNDLANRARTNKLKPDDIQEGTYTVTNVGTFGSIMGTPIINQPQVGILALGAIRKTPAVIETPEGDFIGIRYKMYLSHSYDHRVVNGALGGQFVKAVKDYLEAWDVNTEI is encoded by the coding sequence ATGGCAAAATTTGAACTTAAATTGCCCAAAATGGGTGAAAGTGTTGCTGAAGCGACAATTACAGCTTGGTTAAAAGAAGTAGGAGATGCTATTGAAGCAGATGAGGCAGTATTAGAAATAGCTACAGATAAGGTAGATAGTGAAGTTCCTAGTGAAGTTGATGGTGTTTTAGTTGAAAAACTTTTTAATGTAGACGATGTTGTTCAAGTAGGACAAACGATTGCAATTATAGAAACAGAAGGAGAAGGTTCAGTAGATGTATCTGTACCAAAAACAGAGTCAGTTAAAGTAGAAGCTCCAGATAAAGCAGTTGAAGAAGTAGCGCAAACTGTAGTTGCTGCGCAAGCTACCGTTGTAACAGAAATAAGTTCTAACGGAGATCGTTTTTATTCTCCTTTAGTAAAAAATATAGCTAAGCAAGAAGGTATTGCTCAAGCTGAACTAGATGCTATACCAGGCACAGGAAAAGAAGGACGTGTAACGAAAGCAGATATTTTATCTTATATAGAGACAAGAGGAAATCAAACTGTACAGCAGACGGTAGTTAAAGTTACAACTCCAGCTCAAACAAGTGTTGTTTCTGCACCAATTGTTAGCAATGGAGAAGATGAAATTATTGAAATGACCAGAATGGGCAAACTTATTGCTAAACACATGGTCGATTCTGTACAGACATCTGCACACGTACAATCGTTTATTGAAGCAGATGTTACTAATATCTGGAACTGGCGTAAAAAAGTAAAAGATGCATTTAAAGCCAGAGAAGGTGAGAACTTAACGTTTACACCTATTTTTATGGAAGCGGTTGCTAAAGCATTACGCGACTTTCCGATGATGAATATTGCTGTACAAGGTGATAGTATTATTAAAAAGAAAAATATTAATCTGGGGATGGCAGCAGCTTTACCAGATGGGAATTTAATTGTACCTGTAATTAAAAATGCAGATCAATTAAATTTAATCGGAATGACTAAGCAGGTTAACGATCTTGCTAATCGCGCTAGAACAAATAAATTAAAACCAGACGATATTCAAGAAGGTACATATACAGTAACAAACGTAGGTACATTTGGTAGTATTATGGGAACCCCTATAATTAACCAGCCGCAAGTAGGTATTTTGGCACTCGGAGCCATTCGTAAAACACCTGCGGTGATTGAAACCCCGGAAGGCGATTTTATAGGTATTCGTTATAAAATGTACTTATCACATTCTTACGACCACCGTGTAGTTAATGGTGCTTTAGGTGGGCAGTTTGTAAAAGCTGTAAAAGATTACCTTGAAGCTTGGGATGTAAATACCGAAATATAA
- a CDS encoding DNA-binding response regulator yields MIKVVIIEDEAPARKKLKNYLGKIGEPIEIIKEIETVDETQSFFQTSPDIDLIFSDIELRDGNVFDVYNQITINFPIIFVTAYDQFWMNAFETSGIEYLLKPYSYNRFEKAWNKYTSLKNKMEINHNNIFKKLDAYYQSKLDLKPVYKEYISVKSNSGIYFLKVEDVVFIQSDYGVIFAYDSANKKHLLNQTTLKEIQEILNPMKFFKINRSELINRDYVEKINRYTKNTVAIHIKSHILKTSQNNTASFNSWMGL; encoded by the coding sequence ATGATTAAAGTAGTAATTATAGAAGACGAAGCTCCAGCGAGAAAGAAGCTTAAAAATTACCTGGGAAAAATAGGAGAGCCTATTGAAATCATAAAAGAAATTGAAACTGTTGATGAAACCCAATCATTTTTTCAAACATCTCCCGATATCGATTTAATTTTCTCGGATATTGAATTAAGAGATGGGAATGTTTTTGATGTATATAACCAAATAACAATTAATTTTCCTATCATTTTTGTTACTGCTTATGACCAATTTTGGATGAATGCATTTGAAACGAGTGGTATTGAATACCTGCTGAAACCTTATTCTTATAATCGTTTTGAAAAAGCCTGGAATAAATACACTTCTCTGAAAAACAAAATGGAAATTAATCACAATAATATCTTTAAAAAACTAGATGCCTATTACCAGAGTAAATTAGATCTAAAACCTGTGTATAAGGAATATATTTCAGTGAAATCCAATAGTGGTATTTACTTTTTAAAAGTGGAAGATGTTGTCTTTATTCAATCAGATTATGGTGTCATTTTTGCGTATGACTCAGCTAATAAAAAGCACCTATTAAATCAAACGACTCTCAAAGAAATACAAGAAATACTCAACCCAATGAAATTCTTCAAAATTAACAGGAGTGAATTGATAAACAGAGATTATGTTGAGAAAATAAATCGCTACACTAAAAATACCGTTGCTATTCATATAAAGTCTCACATATTGAAAACGAGTCAGAATAATACAGCATCATTTAACTCTTGGATGGGGTTATAA
- a CDS encoding histidine kinase: MKNTIQFLKENQVIIIFLFVFSWVLTLKNNIGFATSWSNFVFHPDAPFWVFIDGFLIFIFTNFIKRKNEKRVINKTPSVWTYLKIFGISFVSYLLIKNLFGVLVSVSFNTVARNFNSSYQITYRIFSQTIDFLIFGGISLAYLYSKENRNYRKRLDEYEISNSKSKIQQLKAQLNPHFLFNNLNILDQLIEEDQDKASDFLSHFSELYRYALQSSEKELIAIQEELTFTQNYFELMEKKYQGYYKLIVTDSINTSTTIVPPFCLQVLVENAIVHNLGTIQGPVIIHITFENGIKVSNNKIVQSRKKKGNGVALKNLSEQFQLLTNNPITIQESEANFAVTLPLIKMNNND; the protein is encoded by the coding sequence ATGAAAAACACCATTCAATTTCTAAAAGAAAATCAAGTCATCATCATTTTCTTGTTTGTTTTTAGTTGGGTATTAACACTTAAAAATAACATTGGATTTGCAACATCGTGGAGTAATTTTGTTTTTCATCCAGATGCTCCTTTTTGGGTTTTTATAGATGGATTCCTCATCTTTATATTTACCAATTTTATTAAAAGAAAGAATGAAAAAAGGGTTATAAATAAAACGCCATCTGTATGGACATATCTAAAAATTTTCGGAATAAGTTTTGTCAGCTATTTACTTATTAAAAATCTATTCGGAGTTCTTGTTTCTGTTTCTTTTAATACAGTAGCTAGAAACTTTAATTCTTCATATCAAATAACTTATCGAATTTTTAGTCAAACTATTGATTTTTTAATTTTTGGTGGTATTTCTTTAGCCTATTTATACTCAAAAGAAAACAGGAACTATAGAAAAAGGTTAGATGAATATGAAATAAGCAATTCTAAAAGTAAAATACAACAGCTCAAAGCTCAGTTAAACCCACATTTCCTTTTTAATAATTTAAACATATTAGATCAGTTAATTGAAGAAGATCAAGATAAGGCATCCGATTTTTTAAGTCATTTTTCAGAACTATATCGTTACGCTTTGCAAAGTTCCGAAAAAGAGCTCATCGCTATTCAAGAAGAGCTAACATTTACTCAAAACTATTTTGAATTAATGGAGAAAAAATATCAAGGGTATTACAAATTAATTGTAACGGATAGTATTAACACCTCAACTACTATAGTTCCTCCATTTTGTCTTCAAGTATTGGTAGAGAATGCTATTGTACATAATCTAGGGACAATTCAAGGTCCTGTAATCATTCATATAACATTCGAAAATGGAATAAAAGTTAGTAATAATAAAATTGTACAAAGCAGAAAGAAAAAGGGTAATGGAGTGGCCTTAAAAAACCTAAGTGAACAATTTCAACTATTAACGAATAATCCTATTACTATTCAGGAATCTGAAGCTAATTTTGCTGTCACCTTACCTCTTATTAAAATGAATAACAATGATTAA
- a CDS encoding amino acid racemase, translating into MRPLGLIGGTSWHSTIEYYRNINQLVNDYFGDNTNPPLIIYTLNQSLIHQYQRESNWIGIAEILINAAKNLEKAGADMVMFCANTPHKVYDIVEKEINTPILHIADATTKEIKSKNMKKVCFLGTKYSMIESFITNRISNNGVEVLTPNKEKEINELHRIIQEELTYGKIITQSKEYVINIIQSFTEKGAEGVILGCTEFPLMINDIDLQIPIFNTTKIHAKAGVNFILEGLKK; encoded by the coding sequence ATGAGACCACTTGGATTAATCGGAGGGACATCATGGCATTCAACAATAGAATATTATCGAAATATTAATCAGCTCGTTAATGACTATTTTGGAGATAACACAAATCCGCCTTTGATTATATATACTTTAAATCAATCTTTAATACATCAATATCAAAGAGAATCCAATTGGATTGGTATAGCTGAAATATTGATTAACGCAGCAAAAAACCTCGAAAAAGCAGGAGCTGATATGGTAATGTTTTGTGCTAATACTCCTCATAAAGTTTACGATATTGTAGAAAAAGAAATTAATACTCCAATATTACACATAGCAGATGCAACAACGAAGGAGATTAAATCAAAAAATATGAAGAAGGTTTGTTTCCTGGGTACAAAATACTCTATGATAGAGAGTTTTATTACCAATAGAATATCAAATAATGGAGTTGAGGTACTTACTCCAAATAAGGAGAAAGAAATCAATGAATTACATCGGATAATTCAAGAAGAATTGACTTATGGAAAAATTATCACTCAGTCCAAAGAATATGTTATTAACATCATTCAATCATTTACAGAAAAAGGAGCTGAGGGTGTCATTTTAGGCTGTACGGAATTTCCATTGATGATAAATGATATTGATTTACAAATTCCAATTTTCAATACAACAAAGATACATGCAAAAGCAGGAGTGAATTTTATATTGGAAGGTTTGAAAAAATAA
- a CDS encoding DoxX family membrane protein produces MSNLLDATTFLQLIILIFLAILFIQSGLDKVFNYKGNYEYFKSHFAKSILKNTVGLLMPVITILEIAAGIFTTIGALQLIINGGTSLGLIGAQLSALSIVALFFGQRVANEYEGSSTLVGYFLVTVACIFILS; encoded by the coding sequence ATGAGTAACCTTCTAGATGCGACAACTTTTTTACAACTTATTATTTTAATATTTTTAGCTATTCTTTTTATCCAATCTGGCTTAGATAAAGTTTTTAATTACAAAGGAAATTACGAATATTTTAAATCTCACTTTGCTAAAAGCATTTTAAAAAACACTGTGGGTTTACTTATGCCTGTGATTACGATACTAGAAATAGCTGCTGGTATTTTTACAACTATAGGTGCTTTACAACTAATTATTAATGGCGGTACGAGTTTAGGTTTAATTGGTGCTCAGTTATCTGCCTTATCTATAGTCGCTTTATTTTTTGGTCAAAGAGTCGCTAATGAGTATGAAGGCTCTAGTACATTAGTAGGTTACTTTTTAGTTACTGTAGCTTGTATATTTATATTAAGTTAG
- a CDS encoding 3'-5' exonuclease yields MQLNLTKPICFFDLETTGINISKDRIVEISILKVFPNGTEESKTWLVNPEMEIPGEVIAIHGITNEKVANEPTFKDLAKDIHLMIKDSDLGGFNSNRFDIPLLAEEMLRAEVDFDMKNRVAVDVQTIFHKMEQRTLSAAYKFYCDKNLDGAHSAEADTNATYEVLKAQVEKYDDLENNTKFLAEFSSRKKFADFAGFIAFNKDGVECFSFGKHKGKLVTDVLENEPGYFGWLLNADFPLYTKKVLTAIKLRAFNNKLG; encoded by the coding sequence ATGCAGCTTAATCTTACCAAACCTATTTGTTTCTTCGACTTAGAAACCACTGGGATTAATATTTCTAAAGACAGAATTGTTGAAATTTCAATATTAAAAGTATTTCCAAATGGTACAGAAGAAAGCAAAACATGGTTGGTAAATCCAGAAATGGAAATACCTGGAGAAGTGATTGCAATTCATGGCATTACTAATGAGAAAGTTGCAAACGAACCTACATTTAAAGATCTCGCAAAGGATATTCATCTTATGATTAAAGATTCTGATCTAGGAGGATTTAATTCAAACCGATTTGATATTCCGTTGTTAGCAGAAGAAATGCTTCGTGCTGAGGTAGATTTTGATATGAAAAATAGAGTTGCTGTAGATGTACAGACTATTTTTCATAAAATGGAACAACGCACCTTAAGTGCAGCATACAAATTTTATTGCGATAAAAATTTAGATGGTGCTCATAGCGCAGAAGCAGATACCAATGCAACTTACGAAGTCTTAAAAGCACAGGTTGAGAAATACGACGATTTAGAAAACAATACGAAGTTCTTGGCAGAATTTAGTTCTCGAAAAAAGTTTGCAGATTTTGCAGGGTTTATAGCGTTTAATAAAGATGGAGTAGAGTGTTTCTCGTTTGGAAAACACAAAGGAAAATTAGTTACAGATGTTTTAGAAAATGAGCCAGGATACTTTGGTTGGTTGCTAAATGCAGATTTTCCGCTATATACTAAAAAAGTACTAACAGCGATTAAGTTAAGAGCATTTAATAATAAACTAGGGTAA
- a CDS encoding FAA hydrolase family protein has protein sequence MKLICIGRNYTEHIKELENEKPTDPIIFIKPDTAILLKKQPFFIPDFSDDVHHEVEILVKINKVGKHIDKKFAHKYYDEIGLGIDFTARDLQSKLKAKGHPWEKAKAFDGAAVVGKWLSKSNFDNVNDINFKLLKNDEVVQDGNTNLMLWKIDELIEYVSKYFTLKIGDIIFTGTPAGVGRVVANDKLKGFVEENEMFSITVK, from the coding sequence GTGAAACTCATTTGCATAGGCCGTAATTATACAGAACATATTAAGGAGCTGGAAAACGAAAAACCTACAGACCCTATTATATTTATAAAACCCGATACAGCAATATTATTAAAAAAACAACCGTTTTTTATTCCGGATTTCTCTGATGATGTGCATCATGAGGTAGAAATTTTAGTAAAAATTAATAAAGTAGGTAAACATATCGATAAAAAATTTGCTCATAAATATTACGATGAGATAGGTTTAGGGATCGATTTTACAGCTAGAGACCTTCAAAGCAAATTAAAAGCAAAAGGGCATCCATGGGAAAAAGCAAAAGCTTTTGACGGAGCAGCAGTAGTAGGGAAATGGCTTTCAAAAAGTAATTTCGATAATGTAAACGATATTAATTTTAAGTTACTTAAAAATGATGAAGTCGTTCAGGATGGTAATACAAACTTAATGCTTTGGAAAATAGATGAATTAATCGAATATGTATCAAAATATTTTACATTAAAGATTGGAGACATTATCTTTACCGGCACTCCAGCAGGAGTTGGCAGAGTTGTAGCCAATGATAAATTAAAAGGATTTGTAGAAGAAAACGAAATGTTTTCAATAACAGTAAAATAA
- a CDS encoding Hpt domain-containing protein produces the protein MEEYYKLDRVRELADNDEEFIETLALTFLEEVPEDAALLKIAVENKDYKAAYQSAHKMKPTIDLFELGILSDLIEVQDWGKFEKIGEDISQKLEIVLTAVENAVNAIKADFNI, from the coding sequence ATGGAAGAATATTATAAGTTAGATAGAGTTCGTGAATTAGCAGATAATGACGAAGAATTTATCGAAACTTTAGCATTAACATTTTTAGAAGAAGTGCCAGAAGATGCAGCACTTTTAAAAATAGCTGTTGAAAATAAAGATTATAAAGCAGCATATCAATCTGCTCATAAAATGAAACCTACCATAGATTTATTTGAGCTAGGCATACTTTCAGATTTAATAGAAGTACAAGACTGGGGTAAGTTTGAGAAAATTGGAGAAGATATCTCTCAAAAGCTAGAGATCGTTTTAACGGCAGTTGAAAATGCTGTTAATGCGATAAAAGCCGATTTTAATATATAA